The DNA segment TTGCGTGTGCACGAAGCTTTCTAACTTATGTAGGCGGCCAAAAAGATTATATAGAAGTTGATTTAACAGATTTACCGGCTCATGTCCGAAGAGGCCTTCTTAAAATAGAAAATCGCAAGCCCGAGGCTGAAAATTTTCTAAAAGGGGATTTATTGGCAATACCTGGCCAAATAGATATTAAAGTCGGGCCTAAAGAAAACCTTTATGCATTACCTCGTGAAATTTACCAGTATATTGAGGAAAGATTTCAAGAACTTGAAAAACAGGGCTTAAAACAGGATGTAATAAACAGGGTGATTGGTGGAGAACTAGAAATTAAATTTCAGCAATTAATAAGGCAAGTGGAAACCAGCCATCAAACTCTTGCAAAACAGGACTTGGTAGGTATAGTGGGGCAAAATGTCGTTGAGATGGCTGAAAAAGTCACAAGAATAGCCGAGAGGCGGTTAGGAAAAACGGACGATCAACTATTTTACTGTCTTGCCATACACTTGAGTGCAACCCTTGAAAGAATTGAGCTTGGGAAACCTATTGTTAACCCTCGACTGGATAGAATCAAAAGTGAATATAAGTTGGAATACAGTATAGCTGGTGAAATGGTAAGACATATTGAAGCATTATCAGGATATAAATTGCCTCCTGATGAGATTGGATTTATAGCCATGTATCTTAGAACGATTACAAAACCTATTGATATTAAAAAGGGAAGAGTAGGGGTTGTTGTCCTTTCTCACGGTAGGGTGGCTCAAGGAATGGCAGATGTTGCAAACCGTCTGCTAGGCGTAAACCATGCCGTTGGAATAGAAATGTCTTTAGACGAAAAACCTGAATCAGCTCTTCAACGAACCATTGAAGCAGTAAAAAAAGTTGATGAAGGCAAAGGCGTTCTACTGCTGGTAGACATGGGCTCGCTGATAACCTTTGATGAGATAATTACTAAAAAAACAGGCATTCCTACAAAAACCGTCGGCAGAGTCGATACAGTTATGGTGTTGGAGGCAGTAAGGAGGGCGATTTTACCGGATTCTCAGCTGGACGAAATTGTGGAAATCATTGATAAGGATAAAATAGGCCTTGGAAGATTTATACCTTCTGATATCGCTGCAAAAGATAAACGGGCTATCATAACCTTGTGCATCACAGGAGAAGGAACTGCTGTAAAAATAAAAAGACTTATAGAAAAGATGTTGCCAGGTATTGAAAAAGAAGTAGAAATTATTCCTGTAGGGATTGCGGGAGATGAAGATATATCAAAAAAAATAGAGAGGCTCAAATCAGAATATGATGTGGCAGCAATTGTCGGTAGCATTAATCCCCAAGATGATTTTATACCCTTTATCCCGGTGGAGGAAATAGTAAATGGAAACGCAGTAGGAAAATTAAAAAATATAATTGGAAATGTATTACCTCAAGAAAGCCCAATAAATGATCCTATTGTTAAGTTACCCTTAGCTTCTGCAATTCATGAAGAACTTATAGAGATTGAGCCTGATTACAAGACTAAGAACGAAGCATTAGATGGACTTGCCAAGATTTTAGTCAAAGGCGGATATGTAAAAGAAGGCTTCCTGCTTGACGTGTATAAGAGAGAGATTATGGGTCCTACATTAATAGAAGGGAAATATGCTATACCCCACGGAAACCCCGAAAATGTCATAAAACCTGCTATAGCCATAGCTATATTAAAAGAACCCGTAGAATGGTTGGAAGGAAATGCGGTTGATTTAGTTTTCATGCTGGCGGTAAATGAGCAATCGAAAGATATTGTTTTAAATTTATATAAATTATTTCAGAATCCTAAATTTGTACCAAGCCTGCAGGTTTCCCGCAGTTCAAAGGAAGCAAAAAATATAATTTTGGAGCTTTTGTTTTAAGAAACAAAACCTACCAGAAGTGTTGGAATGGAACTTGCAATAATTACATAACGAAATAATTAATTAAAATTAGCGGAAATTGCTGACATTACTTAATTTCATTGTAAAAGTGGTTCTAAAGGTTGAAGGAGGTTACATTCAGTGGAAATTTCAGAGCTCATTAACGAAGAATTAATTATCGTAAATGCAAAGGTAACAAGCCAAAAAGAGATATTTGAAATGTTATTTAAAAAATTACTAAATAATGGATATGTAAGGAAAAGCTTTTTAGTTGGAATTATGAATAGAGAAAAAGTTTTTCCTACAGGATTATTTCTTGGAAGTAATAATATTGCAATACCGCATACAGATGCTGAACATGTAATAAAACCAGCTATTGCATTAGCTACTCTAGAAAAACCAGTAATTTTTAAAAATATGGCCAATCCCATTGAAGACTTACCTGTAAATATAGTATTCATGCTAGCGCTAAACTCGCCACATGCTCAAGTTAACATGCTTCAGCAGTTAGTAAGCCTCTTTCAAAATAATACTTTTCTGCAAAAAATTTTAGAAGCAGAAGGTGGTGATGAGATAGTAAGGGTTATAAAAGATTGCTTAAAAATGAAAAAGTAATGCTAAAAAGGAGAAGAGGTAACATGAGAAGTAACGGCAAAAGGGTTGTACTAGTAGCGTGTGGTACAGGAATTGCCACTTCTACGGTTGTCGCAGAAAGAGTAAAAAAAATAATAGAAGAAAATGCGATTAACGCAGATGTTGTTCAATGTAAAATGTCTGAAGTAGCATCAAGAGAAAATGAAGCAGATTTATTGGTTACAACCTCAATCTTACCAAAAACTTATAAAATTCCTGTAGTTAATGCAATGGGATATTTAACAGGAATGGGGGTTGAAAAGTTAGATCAACAAATTTTAGACTATCTAACCTTAAAAAACTCGGAGGTGAAAAAGAGTAATGGATAATTTATTAAATATTGTCCAATACATTTTAGACCTGGGCCCTAGTGTAATGTTACCGCTCGCGTTGACAATTATTGGTATATGCTTTGGGCAAGGTTTTAGCAAGGCATTCAGGTCAGGCATTACTATAGGTATCGGTTTTGTGGGTATAAATCTTGTAATTGACTTACTTGTGAGTAACTTAGGCCCGGCAGCACAAGCTATGGTAGAAAGATTTGGATTGCAATTGCAGGTAATAGATGTAGGCTGGCCAGCAGCTGCGGCTATAAGCTGGGCATCACCGATTGCTGCTTTTATTATACCCTTAGCATTAATAGTAAATCTTATAATGCTTCTTACTGGGACTACCAAAACTATGGATATAGATATTTGGAACTATTGGCATTTTGCAGCGACAGGAGCTTTTGTATATGTTGTAACTGGAGGAAATGTGATGTTCGCACTCATAGCTGCAATTCTCAGAGAAATAATTGTACTGAAAATAGCAGATTGGACTGCTCCTATGGTTCAGAATTTTTTCAATCTGGAAGGTATATCTTTACCAACGGGTTCAACAGTTGCTTATGCAGTATTAGGGATTCCATTGGGGAAAATCATAGGAAAGATTCCTGTGCTAAAGGATATAAAAGCTGATCCGGAGACAATTCAAAAAAGA comes from the Tepidanaerobacter acetatoxydans Re1 genome and includes:
- a CDS encoding PTS sugar transporter subunit IIA yields the protein MEISELINEELIIVNAKVTSQKEIFEMLFKKLLNNGYVRKSFLVGIMNREKVFPTGLFLGSNNIAIPHTDAEHVIKPAIALATLEKPVIFKNMANPIEDLPVNIVFMLALNSPHAQVNMLQQLVSLFQNNTFLQKILEAEGGDEIVRVIKDCLKMKK
- a CDS encoding sigma 54-interacting transcriptional regulator, with product MKEKLKNLIKTEDKKNPYTDEQLAEILNLRRDAVTVLRGELNIPDSRERRKPYLTQEIKEILSKSSNISNRQLTKIIQDRGFDVSRFLVSQTRDEIERDAAETAPKEIGRAQYSDDVRQKINRNFQNMPKCPEELTAFRSIVGFDGSLKPQIQQAKAAILYPPRGLHTLILGATGVGKSNLAEAMYDYAIEVGVLPDKAPFVIFNCADYAENPQLLLSQLFGHAKGSYTGAAEAKEGLVEKADGGILFLDEVHRLPPEGQELLYYLMDKGKFRRMGETEAERTANVLIIAATTEDIESALLLTFRRRIPMTIELPPLSGRPLDERYSILRNFFNEEANRIGVKVKVTQEALRALLLYDCPGNIGQLRSDVQVACARSFLTYVGGQKDYIEVDLTDLPAHVRRGLLKIENRKPEAENFLKGDLLAIPGQIDIKVGPKENLYALPREIYQYIEERFQELEKQGLKQDVINRVIGGELEIKFQQLIRQVETSHQTLAKQDLVGIVGQNVVEMAEKVTRIAERRLGKTDDQLFYCLAIHLSATLERIELGKPIVNPRLDRIKSEYKLEYSIAGEMVRHIEALSGYKLPPDEIGFIAMYLRTITKPIDIKKGRVGVVVLSHGRVAQGMADVANRLLGVNHAVGIEMSLDEKPESALQRTIEAVKKVDEGKGVLLLVDMGSLITFDEIITKKTGIPTKTVGRVDTVMVLEAVRRAILPDSQLDEIVEIIDKDKIGLGRFIPSDIAAKDKRAIITLCITGEGTAVKIKRLIEKMLPGIEKEVEIIPVGIAGDEDISKKIERLKSEYDVAAIVGSINPQDDFIPFIPVEEIVNGNAVGKLKNIIGNVLPQESPINDPIVKLPLASAIHEELIEIEPDYKTKNEALDGLAKILVKGGYVKEGFLLDVYKREIMGPTLIEGKYAIPHGNPENVIKPAIAIAILKEPVEWLEGNAVDLVFMLAVNEQSKDIVLNLYKLFQNPKFVPSLQVSRSSKEAKNIILELLF
- a CDS encoding PTS sugar transporter subunit IIB, giving the protein MRSNGKRVVLVACGTGIATSTVVAERVKKIIEENAINADVVQCKMSEVASRENEADLLVTTSILPKTYKIPVVNAMGYLTGMGVEKLDQQILDYLTLKNSEVKKSNG